The region GTAACTGACCTCCCATAATCCATTAAAAGATTTGGTAACAATACTGGAAATACAGATGAGAGCAATGGTAGACAGTAACTCCGTCCTACTACAGGAATAGATGTAGCAGTAACACGGTTTACAAAGGAATGCTAGCCAGCTCCAGAATGTCAGTGTTCATTCAGTGGCCTTTAGTTGAGATTACTCAGTTTTCAAACCCactatttttttgaatttttaatgcataacaaaaaaaaaaaaaatgtagcaagaGGGTTTTTGCTTGTAGTAAAATGCTTTCTTGACCATAGGCTTTCATGATGCATATAGTCACTATTTGgattaaaagagagagagagagagagagagagagagagagagagagagagagagagagagagagagagagagagagagagagagagttcttAGGCGATTAACCTTGGTTTCTCAGGGAAAATTGGATACTGACTTTTAGTGAGAATCCCTAAAAGCTATAGTGAAAGCCCTAAGAgcaattttaacttaaaatgatATCCCCAAGTTATTTGTATCCGAATTGTTTACAAGATTTTAGAAAACTTCTTTCAcatataacttaaaaaaaaaaaaaaaaaaaagatttttttttctagaactAGAAACAAACCagtgtttctctgttttccccaaagtaagaaagagatttaaataaaaattgcagtCCACTCTCTGTTTCTGGTCCATTTTTGTGGTCACTTGACCTAACCATTTTCCATCTCTCCTGTCTCCCAAATTACTAGGCtcaaatctgttcttttaagagtgcagctctgcaaaaaCTCAATCATAGACAACCACAGCGGGGAAAATTATAGTTGCTACTGCTAGCTATGTATTTATATCATTTTTGAGACACACAAAGGTTGAAACTAGTACTTCAGTTTGAACATTCATGGAAAACTAGCACAGCTAATCCACAGAGTAGCAATGACAGTTCCCTTCAAAAACAGAGGCAACCCAGATGTTGCTTCCATTAGATCAGTGAAGAAAATTTAAGTGCTGTCTGCATTCAGTTTCTGTTAGACAGAAAAATGTTAGTGAACAGTTAAGTTACTGGCAGCATAATGAAATATAAGGCTAATGCAATGACAGTTTggtttttactctgtttttgtCTCAGTCTCACAGGTGCATACATCCAGACAAATTAGTCACATGTAAGGTTCTTTCCCATCAGCCTGATGTGAAGGAAAGTTAGTATTGCACTCTGTAAACAATTTTGTGTCCTAAAGTATGTAACTGAGAAGAATCTCACAGTGTTAGAGTATCAGAAGACTGTCATCCTGGACGGGAAGTCCAATTAGTGCTGACTAAACCATGAATGACTGCTATCCATGTTTTTTCCCAATTGAGGATAAGAAGGGAATGTGACGTCATCTCTGCACTGCATCTTTTTTTGTCTGAGAATGAGTTGCTTCCATCAGCAGTAGGAATAATCAGGTCCTGGATGAAATTTGCAAATTGCTTAGCAAACAGGCAGGTAGaattgaagacagaaaaaacagccTTGCTGACAGGTTGTGAGAGGTGATGTTGAAGGGCTATGAGAGAGATGACAGTGAGAAAAGATGGCCTTGTGGCTGATGCTACAGGTTTGGTGTACAGATTTTTGCATTCACTTAATTTGCTTTATCGCAGGCATCCTGTGAAACTTTTGGTTATGAAACTGATAACAAGGCACCCTACACTCCCCCAGCAGAAGGGACCTTGACAAGTAACTTCTTCCATGGCCTTCATTAGAGGAAAATAAGATACCATTGTCCGCAGTAGTCCAGCCTTCTAGAGATTACATTTGCTACAGCATGGGCAACCCAACAAGATGATTATCCCCACCTAAGCCATCCCAGCACTCAGGCAAATAAACACAAAGCAAGCTATGTCCGCAGTTTGAGCCAGGACACTGCCTTGATGACCAGAAAGCTAAAAGATTTCCTATTCTGCCTGTAAAGGCAGGCTGCTGCCCATGTCCATCTATCAAATTCCTGTTGCAGGAGACCTGCAACAGCTGAGCTACTAAGATTCAGGCTGTTTCATTTAGCCAACACAGAATAAACAGGAGTGGGGTGCCTGTTAAAAATCACTCCACATGGGAATTTACATGCCACAATGCCAAGCAATCATGCTCCAGAGTTAGGTATTCACACCAAACTTCTATCACAAACCATGCCTGGAAGGGGGGAGGTAGTATCGCTGCCATCCCTCCCTCTGCTTCTGCCCAGTAGTTCAGCTGTACAATGCCCAGAAAACAAAGAGGTGGGGAATACACCTCTCTGAAGAGACCTGAATCCTTATCATCTTCCTGTAGGGCTGACCATCATGCTCTCAGGTATGACAGGACAGAGCACACTCAATCTGTTTTACCGCTATTGTCCAGGACATTTAATCCAGCACTTGCACTGGATGTGGATGCAGTCAAGATCTTGCAAAAGATCAGTCCTGAATTATGTGCTCAACTCAGAGTTGGGAGTAGTCTGGATTTTGGAGGGAGCTGACTCCAGGATGCAGCTATGTGGAATCGAGATATATGCACTCTTCTGTAGGCAGCCAGTGAAGCAGTGTTTGGCCTCCAGAGTATGCTCACAAAGTGGTGCTTTCCACCACACGTTGAATGTGCTGTTGCAGTGGGGAGACATCAAATAGGGCTGGACTGGACAGCTGATAGGCAACAGCATTTGACTGACAGCCTAGCAGCAGCTACTTTTCTTGCATGTTGTAACTTAAAAGCGCTTTGTGCCAGCTCGTCAGTGAGTCCAAGCTTCAAGTGAGGATACACTGCAGAAAAGGAGGCATAGGAGGTGAGCCTGAGGAGAGAAATATTGGGGCTAGAGAGAGGGTTTATTGCAGGAGGCAAAAAGATGTATGAAGGTCTCAGGCAGGAGGAGATAGCGAGGAACAGAGAAATACCACTAGCCAGACGCTGATCAAAGTCATTTGAATGGGtaccttcctctccctccctcttcaCAGAGTTGAGCATTTTGACCTCAGCCTAAGCCTCTGACCACCTCTCTGCAAATATGAATAACTATTTCCTCTGAATTACCGCAATAAGTGCATGTGTCAGATGCACTCAAGTAGcctatgaagaaaagaaagctgaagaaacgCTCTTaaagaaagactttcttttctgtgcttggaGGCACAGTTTGTATTGGCAGtattattgctttcttttcagtgtctCCCTGCAGGACAAGTGtgaaaaacatttgttaaaGACTGAACTGTCTGGAGGActttcattttcccatttcaGTTAGTATTCACAAAAACTAAATACTCAGCTCACCAAGGTGACACTGCAAACTTCTTCCTTACAGTTTCAAGATTTATGTGCTAGCCTGGTCACTTAGCTACTCTATGCCCACAAAAATGATAAATAGCTTTAAGCAGGAATTTTCTATTAATGATACatgaaattttctaaaaatccaTCAGTAATCATTTCTTCCCAAAAAGCTACAAGGGCTCCTCTCCCATCTTAAAATTAAAGTATCTTTCTAACAGCTCACTAACTGATCTGCTCTTTCTTACAATTAAACACTGAGTTCAAAGGCAGTAGGGAAAGGAGTTTTATTTCCAAACTTCTAGATTAATACAAACAATGGATAGTAAACAAACcgaaaaaaaatagtaaaaaaattaatgttttccttgtaaaagtgctctgtaaaaaaaaaagaaggcgCATAACCAAGcacattttatttgcagaactttgtaatttatatgtatttcaaaCCTTGACACATATGCATGCAAATACCTTTGCGTTCATGTGGTTTTAGTGTCTGGccacattttaaacatttgtcaAGGATTTTCCACCAAGGCAGTATCCTTATGAATACAAATTAGGAGAAGTATTAAACCCACTGGAAGTTTTGTAAGAAACATGCCTTAAGAATGAAGCCTGTGCTACATTTTGTGCCAGTCAGTATGTCTCCTTTGTAAACTTAAATGCACTTGAAAAATAGTGTAGCTGATTCCAACGtttgtcaattaaaaaaaaagttccattcAAGAACAATATCTTACTACAaacagcaattatttttgtattttaacagttcattttaaggatattttactttggaaaatacaagtatttttactttccaAAATGATGTAATTTGTGTAGGCAGAAAATCTTTCATTCAAGCATAACAACGTACCAAGATAGAAATTAGTAATTTGGTGAAGATTcatgtgcttttcttctctaaaatgtAAACATGTCAAAGATATTTGTGCAGTTAGTATAGTGTAGTAACAATAGTGACAATTATGAAAAGAATACTAATTATAGTAAAAACTTCACAAACATTAGTGAGTGGCCTAGTGAAGTACAGATGCACAAGAACAAATAGATAAAATTATTAGTAGATCATTTTAGCCACACAAAAGCAAGTCTTTCCTTGGAAAGGGAAGGCAGTTGTTATTCATGTCATCCTTGAAGGCAGCTCTCTGATGACCTTCCCTACGAAAGGAAATAAAGGGCTGTTAAATGCAGTCTTCCTAAGCTGATACATTTCCCTTACAAATTATAACACAAAAATCCTTCGCACTGAGTCAGACTGAATTACCACCTTCCTCTATTGGCTGTTGGTATCATTGAGTACTACAAAGTTTTCGCACTGccttttttaattctctttttgtatgatcctaaaataattaaattcctACCTAGGTAATTGAACTATTAGCATAAGATAATAAAACGAAATCCGGGACTCAGCCATGCATTTATACAGGGACTCTATTATATTAATCAAATTCAAActccagaaaatgttttgtatgcTGCCTGGATGATACAATCAAACTCAAATCCAAGGACTTAGACAGGCTACTTCAACAGCAGAAGAGTATATGCAGCACTGtaactaaagagaaaaattttctaGTCTTTATCCTGTTTTTCCATAAGAAAAAGAGCAactgtgctctctctctctttgacTTCAGTCTTTTGCTTCAAACTTACGAACTCTAGAAAGGGAATATTCTACAAGAACTTTACATCCTAGTTTGAATActtcttctaaagaaaatactgattttcacTTTGACAGCATTCTCAAAGAAATATggtgctttttcctttcctgataGTTTTTTCATCTCAGTAGcagaaactacttttttttgcTAAAGAAGAATAGTGTTTTCTTAATATCCTACTACCATGTACATTCTTCTTGCacaagaaacaaagattttccACAAAACGTTATGTTGGTGATCCAGTCTGAAAGCACTAGCACACacatccttccttcctcctgctgctgtcactgaTACCAGCACGACAGATGGGAGAGACAAGAGCAGAAACTACAGGACTGAATCCCAGAAACTTTCGTAGACTGGACAGATTCATGCTCCACTTGTACCACAGACAGAAACAGCATACAGAAGTAATGTCGACAGAATTCAGGGAATATCCTGTGTTTTGTATCTGTGCTGAAAACAGTTACGGAGAATGCAATCACAGGTCATCTCAGCTCCTCACTGCCTGCACCACTTTTGGCACTATATCAACGGTAACAACTGAAAAAGCCTAAGGACAGGCACAGCCAAAATTAAATGCAGCCTGATATTGAagacaatatatttttaataagattcTTGCCTAAGCTTCAAGGCAGTCACCAAAATACATACGAGTGTTACAGCCTTGTCTTGCTTCTTCAAGGTGAGTTGAAAGCATAAGCCTGTTTTGTGTCTGGCTGTGTCAAACATGCAGCAGTGTTTCACGGATGGCTTTTATTTCTTGAGGGGGCATGAATGACCCTAGAGCTGGTCAAGTGCAAACTCCCCCCCCAAACCATgaacaaaacagtaaaagacTCCAACTCAAAAGCCCTCAAGAAAGGGCAAACAGCAGGAGAGAGGCATATTTCAATGGCCACACctaaaagaaacagagaagcagTATGTAGAGCCAGCAGGAAAGCGATACGCATTTTCCTGTGAAGAACCCAATATTTAAACAATTGTAAGGATATATCCTTATCATTTCCCAGCCTTGAGTTTCAAATCAGTCATCCGGGTCATATCTGTGACCTTATTACCTGATTTCAGAGGAGAGCACAGGATCTGGGTTCTCGAAAGGGATTGCTCCCTGCAGGAACTCCAACAAGCAAGGCATCTTTGCAGGCATTTTGCATGCAGTACTGCTGGAGTTCTGTAGCTGCCTGAGAGACCtatgcaaagagaaaggaaaaacaaacccagaGAAAGCTAATTTATTCACAAGCATGTATTAG is a window of Rhea pennata isolate bPtePen1 chromosome Z, bPtePen1.pri, whole genome shotgun sequence DNA encoding:
- the GNG10 gene encoding guanine nucleotide-binding protein G(I)/G(S)/G(O) subunit gamma-10, which codes for MSSGGSLGALQRLVEQLKLEAAVERIKVSQAATELQQYCMQNACKDALLVGVPAGSNPFREPRSCALL